agagagagagagagaggaagagagagagagagagagagagagagagagagagagagagagagaggaagagagagagagagagagagagagagagagagagagagagagagtgagagagagagagaggaaaagagagagagagagagagagagagagagaggaagagagagagagagagagagagagagagagagagagaggaagagagagagagagagagagagagagagagagagagagagagagagagagagagagagagagagagaaagagagaagagagaagagagagagagagagagagagagagagagcaagagagagagtgagagagagagagagagagggggggagggagggagaagagagagagagagagagagagagagagagagagagagagagagagagagagagagagagagagaagagagagagagaaagagatggagagatggagagagggagagagagagagagagagagagagagagagagagaggaacggaagggACGAGTGACAGCGGAAAAATCAAGATAGGATGGTattatattcttaatattttGGTGTCACTCACCTCTCAGTCGATCTGcaattctttttgtctctctttccctccttttctccctctctatgtctcctttccatctccctatgTCCGTCTGCATCCACTTATTtgcatatttcctttttcttcatcctcccttccctcttctctgtttcccttgCTTTCATCTCACACCTCAAAAACCAAACTTCCAAATAAGGGCAACAaatacgaaaggaagaaagagaacaaataacgaaagagtgaaaagagagacagagggaaaagaaaagaggtgaCACAAGGAGATGTTTGGCCAACCTAAATCACCTGGCCAAGTGCACCTGAATCTTGAGGCGAACTGAATGCATAATGACATCACAGCAGACGAAATGTACTCCGTGATTCAGCTTTTTTCCGCCCAAGGGATAGTTTCGACCTTTTGTGTGTGGAGtcgccattctttttttttctttttttagctgtttctctgttctttcttcgctttgttgcttactattgtttttcttctttttttatttttcttaattattttttcctctttcttcttctgaatcttcttgattatttgtttatttttcttctcaatcttctgcctcctcctcgtcttcatcttattttttcttcttatttttcttcatgttcttctctttcattctctttcatccgCCCTACAACAAAACCTTTGCGCAAGATGATCCCATTTTCCTATGTAACcaacattctcttttcctcttcctcttttcctttcatgaCGAACCTTTTAAAAGGCCTTGAAACCTAGACCATTGATAGAGCTTGAATTAATCCTTGTTTGATAACTGACTGGGGCTGAATAGCAATATTCACGGCTCTTTTTGTTCCGTCGCGTTGCATTGTGTCAAGTTGCATTAAATGGTGCAACACTTGATGATGATATCTTGCTTGACATTTCAGGGTGAGGTTAAGTTTCGTGGATGTTCTGTGtcgtaaactttttttcttttttctttttttttacatttcaattCAGAGTTTATAACGTCTACAGGATTTTTATTATGCAATCCTTAATCACTGGCATAAATCACTCAATAAATCATTAGTTGCTTATCTAAGCAATACCATACTGCTAAACTTACCCTTGAATAGTTGATTATCCAGTACTTTATTACGTAAAAGAGGCATAATTATGTGGTTTATTAAGGTAAATAGCATTTCCTTCTCGGAGTTAATCTTAGTTAAgctttaataacaatgaaaattaatttaGGTTTCAGGGATAAGTATCGAAAGTAGTTCTGTCTAACCCAATTAGCAAAAATTCCATCTTTGTTTATTCTGAGCATCAGTCGAATTTATGTACTTAGTATCATCAGCGCCATAGTATTTCTGATTTGTGATTATATAAGAGaattaagaataaagaaagaaaagtatcgGAAAACACGATTTCCAGAttcaaaatatattaatttaccaaacaaccaaccaaccagacagacaaacaaacaaacaaacaaccaaaacagcaatattaatacaACCCAGCTCAGTTGGAATGCTGTTTTTGTCGTTTGCGTTACCCGAAGAACAATAATTACTGCGCCCCCAACTGAATACACGAGTACCCCCTGCCGGCATATGTATAAACCAAGCTGGGAACATCCATTTTCACTCCTGTATATGTGCGCTTCTCTCGTCTCGTTTGTTTCAAATTTACAATTGTTACTTTTGTTTCATTAGCATCGTACGTCTGCTTTTGTACTTTATCTGggttcattatcaccattattgctgtCTGCATTATAATACACGTATTGGTATTGTACTAATTAACAATAATGTTTTCTTCTTATACTGCAATTCTTCTTTTCATAATATGCGTGTTAAAGCTATTTCTGTCATAATGTGAGTAGTAGTACGAACAGTGGAAATAAAATTGGAATTGTAAAATACATCATTATCGTAacagagtaataacaatgataaatctagttgatggtgatgataatgatattaattatgatggtgGTTATATtgacgaaaatgaaaataatgatgctactaatactattatatcCATTAGTgccattatatattattgtagtgatggttattattgatattaatgctgataataaaggtaataattatgatgactaaACGTCGGTTAATATGATATACTGTAGattttaatcattatattttttattattgccagttttaggatcatcattataattttttgttactatcattatcatcattattatcattatcattattattatcattatcagtatcattatttccatcattatcatttttattatcattatgaatattatcatcattatcagttattatcattacctttgttattatcaatatcatcattatctttattattataattagcattatctttatcacccccttcatcatcataagcagcaaatcatttatcattattatcattaacattatcattatcattagcagtattacttttattgtcattgtcattatcattatcatcatcctcattatcatgatcgcagtcatcatcaccatcatcactgtcatcatcataattacaatcatacCCGTTTTTGTTGTCAACGTCAttgttcacattatcattatgtcttaatttctcttctgctttccccgtcactattattagtattctaaAGCTGTAATACGATTTGCAATTATCTGAGACACTGCAATATAAACTGAGAGAATAACAATAGTGTGTAATATGATATATCTTTCCTTTATATAATTTTtcgttaattttatttttatccctcgaactgcttcttctttcttcttcttttttcaggaCTATAAAGAGAAATGCATTAACTTAGTGTCTCAGTTCCCCATATCTTAGTTTCTATATTTGGGCTAGTGGTTGCGTGTCTTTGAGTAAGTGGCGATTTCATGGTGatacttttattgtcataataaagAACGGTGAGATACAGACAAGTAAAAGGAAACCGTAGAGTATTGCGAGAATTACAGAAGCATAAATAAGCTATTTACAATTTTGCTTATGAAGTGTTCGCTGATTTGTTCATCTTGGGGATACGTACGCAAAACCCTGGATTTAGAATCTGTTGGGATTGTTGTACAGTTGGGAGGGGACTGTGGGAGGTGCCTCGGGAGTGCCATAGAGCTGGTTGGGTGCCACGACGTCGTCGCGTACGGAGGCAGCGGCGTCTTCGGGGATCTTGCCGATGTCAGCGTTGAGACTTCGGAACTGCTCAGACGCGGCgcagtccacgttgaaccaccagtcgCACACGAagtactgctggttgaagatggtgCCGTTGGGGCACAGGAAGGCGTCGTGGCGGCCGTCGAACTGGCAGATGTGGAACACTTGGCAGCCGGCCTCCGGGGCGGTGTCAGCATAGTAGCCTGGGAATTGCTGGTCCtcgcacgagaagccggtgtcggggACGGAGGCCAGGATGGGGTAGTCCTCGCCAGGGACGCCTCCGCCGGGGATGTTGGCGGCCAGGGCGGCGATTGGGTCCTGTTCCTGCTGGTCGAGAGTGGAGGCGTCGGCCCTGAGGTCCGGGGAGCCGTACGAGTATCCTTGGGCGGGAGGAGCGGGCGGGCTGAACATCTTGTCGGCGTGGACGGCTCCCACGAGGGCtgaaaaaagaatagagaaaatgatCACATATAATGAAAgtaccatgtgtgtgtgcatattacgaTTGTATGGTTGTAAGAGTACAAAAGAATATTGATGAAGCCAAGCATCAACCATCTCACCTAAAGCCAAGACCAGAACTTTGACCATCATTATGGATTACAGTCGACTGAACGTTGCACTGTGCCAACGGAAGGCGTCGGCACAGTTATATAGCGCCACGAAGGTCCCTTTCCTGAGGATCCAAGGCTGGCACAGCTGCCCCCGAAGACGCCTCTCCCGCCCGTCCCTTCCGAGCTGCCCCGCTCTCATAGGGCGCCGGGAGGTTCAATAACAAGGTGCCTCTGTTTTCGCTTCACAGGAGAAGCACTTCTGGTGAGTGATTCAACATCCAAGGCCTGTTGCTCAAACTTCGTTGCTTATTTACGGAAACCTTTGAGCATTCTGATGGcgactaaaagaagaaagaagaggaagagaatggacgAATGAAGTTATTAGTGTTAAGAACTATAAGGAATTTGGAGATGGTTTTGCTTTTAAAAAATGCAACTGAATAATGTATGTTTTCTTGGCACATCATTTTcgtacaaatatgtttatgttatatatatatgtattgtcatATATTTTAAAAGGTAAGTTTCGTTTGAATAAAATCTAAATcagaaacaggaaaaaaggatttattcacacgcacgcacgcatgcacacaaaaaaaaatgtcacttTTTCTCAACGTTTCAAAAACACTAACATTACACGTCGTATTCacacccaaccccttccctcccctcctccccccaacaaaCATAAagaccctccccccacttcttctcTCCCCAGCTGAATGGCCTCTGACAGTTCTGACCGATAAGGTTCCGTATTACCATAATCCCAACCACGAGCTTTTTCCCTTTGGCTAAACCTTAACCATCGCGTGAGGGGTAAAGACCTTGTTAAAGGAAGACCCGCGTGTTAAGTAGCTAAGACCCTTTAAAACCTCTTTGCCTCGATTAAAACATGCGATCTATGACGACTGCATTTGTGTTGattatgtgtttgttgttgtagGAAATGGGGACTTTGGTAATCAGTTTCAGTTCATAGTTGTTAGTAGGAGTTCCTTCCGGTTAACGTAAGGTGACGATGAATCTGTTGTAGAGCTGAAAGgtcaaaaaacgaaaacaaaagaatgcAAAAGCGTTGTAAATAttcttatttatcaatatatctatccactTATTAGTCAATTTAATCATGTTCAAGGATGAGGTACATAACTGCTGCCTCTGTCgatgaatattataatataaacaatatacttcCTGGAGATTAGAACACTTTCTTCTTTAAACTCATGCTTTATCCAGTCTCTTAGCTTCCTTGACATCACAGTTTATAGAGCAAATAGTGTTGTGTATACGTATTTCCCCTTGTTTATACagggatatatttgtatatattcaaatttacgtCTAAATCtgtacatctgtctatccatttgtctgtttatatatatattgtccgtgttttttttttttctgtatgaatAGCCGCTATGCCCGGAAAAAATATAGTTAAGAGGGAgttgatgagaaggagaaaacgaaggaggatgggaaagagaataaaaataggaaggaacggaggaaggagagatgaaggattagacgaagacggaggagggggaaggaatggaaacagaggaggagaaggggaaggaaaagtagaataagCAAATTGAGAATCAGAAAGTTAGGAAAATGAGTATGGTAAACATGCACAAAAGTACGTGTGTTTCCCTGGTGTGTTCATTTTTGATTTTGCTTTATCACCCTTCTTTATCTCTTACCTTTTCTTCAGACACGCGAGtgcacatgaccccccccccccccccacacactgcacacacatccgaacacacacacaaacacacaccacacattacaCATAACACGTATATACCCCCAcccctcagacacacacaaacacacacacacacccgcacacacacacacacacacacacacacacacacacacacacacacacacagtttacatGGCTATATTTTTGCACGAAAGAAGCAAAAGCAAGCATGCCTAATTAGAACaacaattaagtaaaaaaaaaaaaaaaacttatttacaTGTTCCCGCCGAGaaaactttctctgtctctcgtttgtttttttctgttgcgtTGCTTTAAAAAACCTTGTGGTAAATGACTTTTATATTTATTGAAATAACAGAGCACTGGGCGAATGATAGATGAGGTAGACAGGTACAGAGGcatcgagagaagagagagggttagatagatagacagggaaaagagagaaagagagagagagagagatggaaactgAAACAGAAATAGCAATTGACATTGAGgtggagataaatagagacaggcagagagagagacgaaaatgggtagggggggggggatccgagAACGAAAGACAGAATACACCAAGAAgacgaaacaaataaaataaagatgcaCTTGAATGGAAGTCGATCAAGAAATTTTCTACTAAATCAAGAGTAACATAATTAtactaatgtatatgtaaatatcctcAAAGTatatttctacctctctctctctcgctctcgctctctctctctctctctctctctctctctctctctctctctctctctctctctctctctctctctctctctctctctctctctctctctctctctctctctctctctctctctctctctctctttctctctctctctctctctctctctctctctctctctctctctctctctctctctctctctctctctctctctctctctctctctctctctctctctctctctctctctctctctctctctctctctctctctctctctctctctctctctctctctctctctctctctctctctctctctctctctctctctctctctctctctctctctctctctctctctctctctctctctctctctctctctctctctctctctctctctctctctctctctctctctctctctctctctctctctctctctctctctctctctctctctctctctctctctctctctctctctctctctctctctctctctctctctctctctctctctctctctctctctctctctctctctctctctctctctctctctctctctctctctctctcttctctctctctctctctctctctctctctctctctctctctctctctctctctctctctctctctctctctctctctctctctctctctctctctctctctctctctctctctctctctctctctcttctctctctctctctctctctctctctctctctctctctctctctctctctctctctctctctctctctctctctctctctctctctctctctctctctctctctctctctcttctctctctctctctctctctctctctctctctctctctctctctctctctctctctctctctctctctctctctctctctctctctctctctctctctctctctctctctctctctctctctctctctctttctctctctctctctctctctctctctctctctctctctctctctctctctctctctctctctctctctctctctctctctctctctttctctctctctctctctctctctctctctctctctctctttctctctctctctctctctctctctctctctctctctctctctttctctctctctctctctctctctctctctctctctctctctctctctctttctctctctctctctctctctctctctctctctctttctttgctacttctatttttttttttttttttttttttttgcttctcaaTCCTCATATGAGCTGCTATATCAAATGCTCTAATTGCCCTTCTTCTGTATGCTCTAGGACTATTTTCTTTCACAGCACATCAATACAATTCAAAATATTCACAATTCATAGTTTTCCCTAGCGCGCTGAATGCACACAAACCGAGAGTGAAACATTTACCCTGGAGCTAGATCTGCATAACTCAGAATCTGTTTGTTCATGTAATGATCCTGAAACCTGCATTAACGTTGGTGCAAGAGAGATACACTGATGCCGCTGCACTGAACGGCGCAGCTTAATTGCCAACAAGCAAATTATCTGAAgattaaagttttaaaaaagcaaataaataatcaaataaatgtgttcttagatttttttttttttctttactttctgtcACAAAATGGAAAAACATAGACAAGAAATAAGCTAGGAGGTTGTCTTACAAACCATTCAATTAATATTCTCGAATACATGATGCCCTTTAATTTGCTTTAATACATGCAAAGTTGTTAAATTACCTTATTGCAAATCGGGAGGGTCAAGGCTAGAAAGTTAATGTAGAATTCGTTATGAACaattcaataaaaataacatatggCAGTGGAAGCTTATAGAATCAGCATACGTATTTTACAAGAATGATACTAGTTCATATGCAAATATAACAATTGAAAAAccaaaaaatatctaaatatcacagaaaagaaaattggatgaaaaaaaaaattaagaattgtAGAGACGAATCAATGCTCAAATGATAATTCCACAATTTCATATATCTTGTGTGAACTCATTCACTGTTAGAAAAGAACGATGGTGTTATTTCGAATATTTGTGTATTGCAATCACCGATTCACACTCAATCTTTTCGAGTCTCATTATCTTACCGAATAAAATGTATGCGGGAACATGATAGTCCATATGCTTGAATAAACTGCTCTTTGCTGATAGTACATTTATTTACAGGGCTCTAACATCATACTATGGGACATGTGAAGAcagaaatgataaaaacatataaataggtGTCTGTTTCTTATTCGTAGCAAAATCTAGAACCCGTTTGGACTTCCATAGAACtgagaaggagttggaggaggtgcCTGGCGCTCCTCGGGAGTGCCATAGAGTTGATTTGGTGCCACGACGTCGTCGCGGAGGGAGGCAGCGGCGTCTTCGGGGATCTTGCCGATGTCAGCGTTGAGACTTCGGAACTGCTCGGACGCGGCgcagtccacgttgaaccaccagtcgCACACGAAGTACTGCTGGTTGAAGAGGGTGCCGTTGGGGCACAGGAAGGCGTCGTGGCGGCCGTCGAACTGGCAGATGTGGAACACTTGGCAGCCGGCCTCCGGGGCGGTGTCAGCATAGTAGCCTGGGAATTCCTGGTCCtcgcacgagaagccggtgtcggggACGGAGGCCAGGATGGGGTAGTCCTCGCCAGGGACGCCTCCGCCGGGGATGTTGGCGGCCAAGGCGGCGATGGGGTCCTGTTCCTGCTGGTCGAGAGTGGAGGCGTCGGCCCTGAGGTCCGGGGCGCCGTACGAGTATCCTGGAACGGGAGGAGCGGGCGGGCTGAACATCTTGTCAGCGTGGACGGCTCCCAGAAGAGCTGAAAGGGATAGTTtgctgtaaaaatatatacaaaaatgtaataaaaatgctgaAATAATCACGAGGGACCATGAGAACGAAGCGCATGAGGAGCGCCCTCCCCGTCGCCCCTCCGCTCTCCGGACGAGGCCCAGCGAGGACCGCCTTACCTAGGGTCAGCAGCAGCACAGACATCGCGAACGGCAGTGTTGCGTCGAGCAGAGAGGAACGGAAGTCTGGGGTGGCACTGTGCCCAGGGAGACGCCGGCGTGTCTTTATAGCGCCTCGGACACCTTTCTCTCGCAGGACCAAGGCTGACCCAGATGACCCAAGGAGAGAGCACGGAGGCGACCTAGGATACGCTGCCATCTCGCCTTCCAGAATGTTTCGTCTGTGCGagtgagcgaaggaggaggaacagctcTGGGAAGAAGCTCTTGCTGCGCTCTTGCTTGCGATTCCGCATGCCCCTCCCTGTCCGTCGGTGCGTGCCTGCCTGAATATGCATGAGGTCCCGGCCTTTATATAAACTCAAAAATCTAAATATGAATTGTGTATGactatgctctaaatgtatatgtttgtgtgtatgggagtTTGTACCTTCGGAGTTAATGTCAAGCAAAGATTGGATATGAAAAAGCAACGATGATCATGAatatgatgagaatgagaatgacattaatgataatggtgataacaataattatgttaataataattataataataaaaataccaacaatgaacataaaaataatgattgtaatgacagttgtagtagtaataatataatagtaatcataataataatagtgataataaaaatgacaacaattataatagttatgttgataacgataactaatatactgataaaaatgataaggataatggtaataaggataattataacaataacaataataataagatgatgaagtagaagaatGAAAGTTAAGATgatatcacgataatgataacgaggaagGGCGTGgaggataataacaaagataataacaataattatcatgacaaCCATATCAATATTGCAAGTAATGGCACAATATTAACCTTAATATTAGGCCTAGATCATGggaataacagcaatgacaagaatgatggagataataaacacaatattgTACTTATTTTAATACTGATCCAAAGACAAAGCCAGTGATTAAGATGAATAAAGTAATCCAATGCAGTTATTAAATTACTATGCATAAAATCGTAAGAGTCACGTACTGGATCTCCATGTAAAAGAACGGGACGAATATTAATTTCTaatttaatattacttttatttactttgttatCGAATGAATCCCGTGTCCAGATCCGGTGGAAACGAAACCTCTTCTGATTCACTGATTTGAAGATGAGTCAAGATGATACTGCTGTAGGGTCGGCGATGCAAGATTCCCCAAGGAAGT
Above is a window of Penaeus chinensis breed Huanghai No. 1 chromosome 19, ASM1920278v2, whole genome shotgun sequence DNA encoding:
- the LOC125035387 gene encoding uncharacterized protein LOC125035387, producing the protein MAAYPRSPPCSLLGSSGSALVLREKGVRGAIKTRRRLPGHSATPDFRSSLLDATLPFAMSVLLLTLALLGAVHADKMFSPPAPPVPGYSYGAPDLRADASTLDQQEQDPIAALAANIPGGGVPGEDYPILASVPDTGFSCEDQEFPGYYADTAPEAGCQVFHICQFDGRHDAFLCPNGTLFNQQYFVCDWWFNVDCAASEQFRSLNADIGKIPEDAAASLRDDVVAPNQLYGTPEERQAPPPTPSQFYGSPNGF
- the LOC125035415 gene encoding uncharacterized protein LOC125035415, encoding MMVKVLVLALALVGAVHADKMFSPPAPPAQGYSYGSPDLRADASTLDQQEQDPIAALAANIPGGGVPGEDYPILASVPDTGFSCEDQQFPGYYADTAPEAGCQVFHICQFDGRHDAFLCPNGTIFNQQYFVCDWWFNVDCAASEQFRSLNADIGKIPEDAAASVRDDVVAPNQLYGTPEAPPTVPSQLYNNPNRF